A stretch of DNA from Candidatus Bathyarchaeota archaeon:
ACGTGATCGCGTCCATTGACACCACAAGTATTCAGCTACATGTAACTACGCACCGTAATAGCTAAAACTTTACTAGGCAATGGCATTGCGTTTCTGATCTGTTTTTAAAGTATTTTAACTCATTCATCAAATTTTGTGAGATTGACGGCAAACATGAGTTCCAGCCGACTTCCTCTAGAACTAATCGGAATTGGGTAGGAAAAATAATCTATATGTGTAGAGCGATTTATTATTTTTAGGTTTCATTAATACAAATTTTACAGAGCGGGACTGAAGGGCATGGAATCCGAGAGGCTTCTTTGGATGCGGAAAGAGGCTATGGAAGCGTTGAAGCTGATTAAGGAAAAATATGAAGCGCATTTAATCACTGATGAGGAATATGAGGCTGAACGTAAGCGTTTTGAAGAAGAGTTGGAAAGGGTTGAGGAAATTATTCAACAACGCGTTAAATCAGATAAAAATCTTGCAAAGGCTGAAAGGCTGAGATTTTATGAGGATCACGCTGTTGCCCATTTTCTTGAAAACCTCCTTGATGGAAGCCTAAAAGAGATTATTCCATCTTACGACCTTCGTGAAGGATACCGATACCTCACCGTGGAGAAGCTTCTTGGAGCTACATCCCGAGAAGTACTTGACAAACTAGAACATTTTTTTAACCTTGGATTTTTAAATCGAAGATTTTTCGACAAGCTAATTTATTGCCCTAGATGTCGAGCTTCCAATGTTTTGTTCCGTTATATTTGCCCTCATTGCCGTTCAAATAACCTTACCAAAGGACCGGTAATTGAGCACTTTATTTGTGGGCACGTTGACTTTGAAGAGAAGTTCTCGAAAGAAGACAAATTGATCTGTCCAAAATGCCTGAAAGAATTGCGGCAGATTGGTGTTGATCATCGCCGCACTAGTGTTGCGTTCAGTTGTCGTGACTGTAAAGAAATCTTTGGGGCACCGTTACCAATGCACGTCTGTCAAAACTGTGGTAACATATTCACGGTTGAAGACGCGATCTGGGAAGACATTTACGCCTACTCGCTTAATGAGGCAATGAAGAGTGAAATCGAGGAGAACATTCAGACCTTGACCGAAATAAAACACTTCTTAGAACTCGCCGGGCTCCATATTATGAGTCCTGCCCTCCTTCGTGGAGTTTCGGGTGTAGTCCACGAAGTTGACATCGCATCGTCGCCCAACCACGAGCTGAGAGAGAAATTGATCGTCATCGAAGTACGGACTGCTGACATCGTAGTCGATTCTCAAGAAATTATGAATTTCGCTGCAAAAATCTTCGACTTAAAACCCTCTTCAGCAGTATTTATAGCTATTCCCAAATTGGATGAAGAGGCGGCCAAACTTGCTAATTCATATGGCATTATCGTTATCGAAGCCATTGACATAGCGGAGGCTGTAAAGCGGTTAGAAGAACTTAAACACTATATAATAAAACAATGAAAACAATTAAAGCACATGAAAAACATTCTTGCTGGAGGAAAAATTAACTTATCTTGAATTGGGGTAGACCGATGAAAATAAAGATTTTACTTACCGGAATTATTTTTGCAGTAATCCTATTTCTTGGGCTTATGGTCTACGACGTGTACGTCTCCGCAGGAGCACATGCTCTTGCTCTGACATTTTTCTTACCTATCGTAATACTTATTTTCATAATAATTGCTGCTTTAATTGCTTTGGAAGTCATTTCCACTAAGAGAGGGAGTAGCCTTAGGTATACAACATTGGTAATCCCCGAAGTTGCGTGAAGTGTAATTACATAAGCAAAGTTGACTTAGTTAGTTTTGCCTAGTTTCAAAAAGAAGCGCATGCACAAAACCGCCCTGACAGAAAATATCTCACCCAATCTTAAATCGCTCAATCCCTTCGCTTTCAAAATTCAGCCTTCCCAGAAATTTTATTGAAAATTAACCAATGACCAGCAAATATAAGCTCGGGTTAGTCATGAATAGCGTCAATAGGAATAATAACTTTAAGCGACGAATTTGGCATATCATGGTTAGATGACGAAGTATGGCAGTTCGGAGAGTTTCTGAGCCTGAGCGTGAGCCCGAGGCCGAAGGAGTCACGCCCACCAAAACCAAACTTATGCCAACTGGAATCGAAGGACTTGATGAAATCATCGGAGGATTGCCTGATAGAAGCGTTATCGTTCTCGCGGGAGAATCAGGGTCAGGCGCTGATGTCTTCGCTCAAGAAATCTTATATCGTCAAGCCCAGGCGGGATCTAAAGTTACTTACTTCACAATCGAACGACCACCCGCTGACATAAGGGAAGAGATGACCCTTTATGGTATGAATGTGATTCCGCTCGAGAAAGAAGGGCGATGGACATTCATTGATGCATACACTCCCCGACATGAAAAGTCTACTCCTCGTACAGGTCCACTTACTGTCCTCAGGCAAGAACTCTTCGCCAGACTCTCTCAGAGTAAGGAGCCACAATGGAGTACAGTTGACACACTTAGCTATCTTCTCCTTGGTTATGAAGTGAAAGACGCTGTTGATATAGTCGAAATTCTCATCCGTCTAACACGCCAACACGGGGGAATTCATTTCCTCCTTTTCAACCCCCTTCTCCACGACAATAAAGCCACCTCTATTCTCCATCACTTCGCCGACGGCGTCATCGAATTTCGGATGCGGGAGCGCACCAGAGAAATCATCCGAGTTATGCGAATCAAAAAAATGCGGAAGACCTTCTATGGAGTCCGCGTGATCCCTTTCTCTTTAACCGCAAGGGGAATCATGGTAGAAACCGCTATGCGCATCGCTTAATTAAGTTGAATAACTTTCAAGGCATCTGGGCTTTCGCATCGAAGACCTTACTGGAGGGAGCTTTCTCAACTTTTTCCAAGCTACCGAAATCACGATTTGAAGTATCTTAGCCACAACAGCAATAAGAACCACAGCTACGAGTAGCTCTAAAGCACTAATTATTGAATATCTTAGAAATTCTGCGAACCCTACTGCTCCCCCAACATTAATAGTTACAACGACATCTTTGGGATCGCCAATATAGATATGCCCAGTATATATACCTGGCTTCACTCTAAGCGGAACATTTACGGTGAACGTAAGAATATAATTCCCACCGCCTTGAGGGAATGTATAGCCTGAAGCACCTAATGTAATCCAATCTCCAGCATCACCACTCGATTTGGTAAAATGAATAGTCTTTGACTGGTCGCAGGAAATAAAAATAGAGCTTCGAGCCTGCTCACCAGCCCCTACGCTGAGCATTATGCTAGTGGTTAAAACAGTTATACGGACGACGGTAATAGAAACCGAAGTTGGGCCAGAAGTTACTGTCAGCCCTGAATTTTCATCAGCGCCTCCCACGGTGCCACTAAATGTGATGGATTCTCCCGAAGTACTCGAATGAACCTTATAAGTCCACTGGAAAATTGTGGAACTCCCACCTTCCAAAGAGGAAACTGATGTTGGTACCGGACCTGAGTCCAAGATGGCGTAAGCTGTACCTGTAGCGGACACCGTAAGAGTGGAAGGAGTAATTTTTTCAGCATTCGACTCCCCCTTGTTAGTTACAGTCATTGTAATTGTTACTTTCTGACCATTGTCGGCAGGGTTTGGCGTAGCAGTTAAAGACGCATGCAGAGAAGCAGCGGCCATAGTTGAAACGGAAGTAGTTCCAGCTTGTATCGTGAAGCCCTCCGAGGTAGTATGTGGTGTAACCGTAATTGTTAGGGCAGGCGTAACCGAACTAGGTGCAACGACCCTCCATGACGTTATAGTGCTAGTACCATTAGCAATATTCCCCAACCTATGTGTTGCCAACTCGCCAGCGGCTAGCGTATATCCAGAAGGCAAAGATATCGCGGCAGCAACGTCATTAGCTGTACCGCCATTTGCCGTTATAGTGGCTGAAATAGTGAAAGTTTGACCAGTGGAAACTATGCCGTCAACCGCCCCAGGTGGTGAGGTAATCGAAACAAGGGTTGACAGAGTTTTAGCTATCGCGCCTGTAAGGGGAACTAAAAGGGTAATTAATACAATTGAGACTAAGAAGCTTACCGCAATTTTCTTCAAGAATTTTATAACACTCCACTCCATCAAGATATACAAATCTGCAATGAAGATATGGCGCGTTTGTAATGTAACATTAATGATTCAGTAGTTACTATCCGTTTCAAGGCATCTAGAGGAGCGAGAAGTAAATATGGCCAAAGCTCAGTCGTCAACTTCTCGCCCCTTTAATACAAATGAGAACTTGAGTTCCATCTTTTGTAACGATTAAATAATTCATTACTATGCAATGGATTTTCCAGTCTAAGCCAGGCTCCCAACTAAGCTGGAGGATAGTTCGCACATTTCACCAATTTACATGATATTTTCAAAATCTTTAAACTAAGCCCGACGTTTGAGGTCTCTTAATCTTCCCCATTTGAACCTATTTTTAATAAAGCTACATTTTTATAGAATATTATTCTCAAAACTAAAATTTTTATTCGCCATTTAATTAAATCTCTTCTTTTTTGGGGTAATTACTCTTTTTTGGAACTAAATTTAAATACAGAATCCTTAACGTCTACACATCTTTGCGCCAATTGGAGTTAGGTATAAATGCACCCCGAAACGCGCTCGCTCCAACTCCTAATGATCATGGCAGTTATTACCACGTTAGCCGCCGTGCTCCTATTCATGTCGAGTCTAATTCTTTTAACGTTATTGGTTTCATTAGCAGCATTAGCTAACCTTATCTATCTCTCTCGACGATTAAGCTGGCTCCAACTTTTCGTTGAGCTCCCTTTCCGAGATCAGCTTGGACGGATTATCTGCGTCGGGTTTGCCGGCTGCACCGTATTTCTTATAGCACTTAGCTTCCAGCTCAAGATCACGTCTACACCTCCAATTTGGGCAGGTCAAGTTTATGCACTTACGTACGCCTCGATAGTTGCAACGACAATTATAACAGCCGGGTTAATGTTGGAGAGCTATCTGACAGTGAGGGCAATTCCATTTGGAGAACCAATTCAAGGGTTAACTGACCCTCCATGCTTAGATGTAGATGACCTTTTCCTCTGCTCCCCTGACACAGATGCACTGCGAATAATGGATAAATCTTCCTTAATTTTTGTTCAAAAGCAAATAGCCACCGTGGAGGAAGCAGTTCATCAGGTGGCGAAAAAATTTGGAGTTAAGGTAGTTCGGGAGTACATTTCGCGTAAACAAATCGAAGTCCGTGTAGAATTCCGCCTTCCAAGTGGTCAGTCAGTTCGAGCGATTGTTTGGAAAGATCAGTGCTATCCATTATCAACTAAGTCGTGTAACGTGGACGAAATAGCTCAAGATATTAAAACTGGACTGGAAACCATTTGGAATGGGCTTAAAGTTTCCCTAAAACTAGTTTAAATCCTTGAAAGAATGAATCTCAGTTAGGTCGAGGTCGAAAATTTCCTATCACGACATTAATGCATCAGCTAACATACCTATTTCATGCCGATTGGCTCAGTGAAGATCTTGCGTATTAGATACCATGGTGCTCGAGAATTTTGCATACACTTCCCAAGGTGGTCCTCAGGGACTATAAAGCATTCGTCTCTCAATTTTATTCCACCGCTTTCGCCGATGAGTCCCTTGGACTTTCCATTAGGCTTCCCAAATAACCGTAGATAACCTTCATTTTTCCCTTTGAGTCAATTGATTTAAATTATAGGAAACGATGACCGTTGGCCTTAGCTCCTGGAGGAAAGTAGGCGCCTGAAGGGATACCTCCCATAGAGAAGCTTCCCATGCTTCATTACACTCCTCAGAAAAGTTGGATCCGACTCTTCTCTCAATTCTCTAATACTTCTGGTAAGAATCTGTGTAAACAGCCTTAACGGTCCCACATTTTCATAAATTTTCTTCCTATTCTTCCACATCGTTTCATCGTCTTTGAAGATAACTAGAATATCGTAGTCTGAGGATTCATCGTAATTTCCTCGAGCCCTGCTCCCAAACAGTATTATCGCTAAAACACCTCCAACTCGCGATATGGCATCCACGAGTTTATCTAAGTCTGACTCCGATTCGCTTTTCAATTTCATCTATTATTCTCTCCATAGCACTTATGGCATCCTTCGCCCTTTTTCCATCTAACCCATCATAACCGAGGTCACCATAGGCACCCCAAAGCGTATCTAAATCCACGGATAGGAATGGAAATATCTCCTTCGCCCACTTCACCCTCTCCGCACGAGCTATTCTTGGTGCCACATGAAAATGTTTTCCCTCTTTGGATGCTAGGGCTTCTATCGCTTGTTCAACAGCTTTCAACGCTAAGTCTCCAACCACACTGTACCTCCGTTTTTCATACTCATCGATAGCTGCAAGCCTCTTCTCTTTAGCTAACTTAGAATGACGATCGAAATCGCTCATATCTTATTTTAAGAAAAGGCGCATCATAAAACCCTTCCACTGTGGGAAGATTTATTATTCGGTAAAGATAAGTCTTTATTGTAAAGAAATATTTTGGTGGTAAAGAAATGGGGAAAGCATCTGTCCTCTCATCCAAAAACCAAATCACCCTTCCAAAGGAAGTAAGGAGCGAATTAGGGGCTAAGAGCGGCGATTTAATAGTCTTTGTTAAGGCCGGAAATGGTTCTTGGAGCCTAGTACGGCTTCCTAAAAGTCCGTTGGAGGCTTTAAAGTCTTTGGGAAGAGGGCTTAAAGGGAAACCTTCAGAAGTCCATGAGGAGTTTGAGAGCAGTTGGGAGGAGAGATAGGCTTAGACGCAAACGTTTTCCTGTGCGTCCTTCTACCCGAAGCCACTAAGACCGCGCCGGACAATGTAAAGAGCTCTGAGGCTATTCTTCAAGCCCTTGAGAAAGCTGATATCCAAGCTACCACGAGCGCGATCGTTCTATCAGAGATTGGTTGGGCATTACTGCGTGACAAGAAAACTGCCAAAGAGGTTGAAGGCGCTAGATACGTTCTTGAGGAAATGTTAAAGCGAACCCTTAAGATCATACCGGTCCAGAACGAGATCGCTTGGAAGGCAGCTTGGCTTAGATCCAAATACTACTCCAAGGAAAATCAACTATCCTATCAAGACGCCATATACCTGGCGACCTGCACCACACGGAAGATCAGTGTCCTATACACAACAGACCAGCACCTACTGCAAACGAAAGAAATCGCTGTGCTACAACCAAGAGACTTCAAATCGAAAACTTCACACTCACGCTAGTTTCGTCAAGATGTTGTTTTTTCCTCATTTTAGGGAATAAACTCGGAATTCTAATTCTTTGTTTGGCTAGTCCTAGTAAACATATTTACAACCTTTTGGAGTTCTGCAGACGATTTCGCCTTAGATATACCGGGATTTTGATGTTTTATCCCTAGACGGCACATCTCCATCGCGAACTCGTTTAGGTCGTTGAAAACCTCCATCGAATATTTCTCAAATGGTTTTAGAGCTTCAACTGAAACCTTAACCGCTCTCTTGCTCATTAACTCACATCTTCCTTTTTGGCGGAGGATTATGTTCCCGACATCTTCGTCTTTGATCTCTCTACATAACGAAGCATATACATACCTTTGCCGCCCATTTTAACCCCTCATAATGAGAATTATTAGGCCTGTAAAGAATCCAGCTAGAAGAAGTATTAAACCATAAAATTTCAAACCCCAAAGATAAGATCTTCCAAAAATCCGCGAAGTCAAAAAAGTACCCACAATAAACTCATAAAAAAGAATCACATCCGCCACAAACAAGATCTGCCACCAATCAAAATAAACCATCATAAAATCAAGCAACCACCCCTCATCGTAAAGGAATATCACACCTAAAGGCGCAAGAGAAAACGCGCAAATAATCAGGTTCATGAATGCGAAGAAAAATCCATCGTAAACCTTAATCTTCATTACGCGGCACGCTAAGACCAAACCAATCGCCGAAGAAACGAAAGGCAAATATGAAAGCAACGTCATCGCTTCTCCCTCCAAATATTTACGATAGCAAGTGAACAATAAAGCGCAAGGGGCGGATAAAACACAATTACATAATAAAACAACTGCTTAGCCAAAAACCAATAAAACACGAATCCACTAGCAAACCACAGGAAAAACAGCATCTCCTCTCCTTGAAAAGAACGCCGTTTATACGCCGTGAAAACAAACAACGCAAACATAACCCAAATCAGAAAAGAGTCAAGAATTCGGCCTAGAGGGAAAAGCATCAACGCAAAAAGAGATAAGGAAAAATTCCAGATCGCAACCATTACTAACTTCCTTTGCGCAAAAGAATCCAGCATAAATCCCAAAAAAGTTGCACCATGCCCCATCTCAACCTGCCGATTATAAGCTACCGTCCATCCCTTCGCAGACCACAACAACGGATTCCCAGCAATCAAAACCACTGAACCCACAACCAAAAGAAACAGTAAATTACGAATGCCATCTCGAATAGGAATCTTGCGGTAAGCCAACCAAAGAAGGTAAGCCCCAAGAAAAATCGGAAGCGCCACATATTTACTAAGAAAAGCCAAGCCAAAGAATATTCCCGACAGGAGTAATTGGCTATATTCTCTCTCATTAAAAAAGTCAAAAAGATAAAATATTGAGAGCGTTAGGAAAAATAGACAGGTTACATCAAGGGAAGCGATTACATCCTTTATTGAAGCCCAATCAAATGTGAGGAACAGCCATGATAACCAACCGACTTTATGATTAAGCTTCAACCCGAAAAAATAAACTAAGATGCAAGTCAAAGCCCCAAATAAACTGTCTTGAAGGCGGAGAGATTGAATCTCCGTCAAACCAACCCTAGTAAATGTCAAGACAAACACACCTGTCAAAAGCTTTGACAAAGGTGGATGCTCACTGTTAACCGCAAAAACCGAAAAATCCCCAGTTAGCATTCCATTGATATACAGTTTGCCGCAATGAGGATAAAGAAACTCATCAGGTACTAGAACAATCGGACAAAAATAAAATGCGTAACTTAACCTAAGGATAAAAGGCACGGAAAAAAGCAAGAAATACAGAAAAGCTTTCCGTATTGCGCTGGGAAGTCTACCCGAAGCACTGAAAATTTGGAAGGCAAGTGTTAAATAAATTCTTTCAGCGATGCCTGCAAAAAATTGCAAACATCGTTTTATTTCCTTCAACAACTTCTCCCTTCTTCTTATGATCACGCACTTCGTTTCTTCGAGTTTTTAACGAATATGATGGTTGACAACAATTTTTATATAATACTAATGAAGATAACGACCTTCATATCAGCTATTTATTGGAGAGAGCAAGTTGAAATTCCTTCCATCAAAGAAAGCTGTTTCACCGATAATTGCCGTTTTGCTCCTTATTGCGATCGCCGTGGCAGCGGCAGTGATCACTTACATATGGGTTATGGGTTTCATTGGAATGGCAACTACGGCAAGGGTTACGGCGCAAGGACAGATTCAAATTGAGGAAGCTTCTTTTAGCGATGCTAGTCATGCAACTCTTTATGTGAGAAATGTCGGGTCAACAACAGTGACCCTTGACGCGGTCTATGTAATTGATAATTCAGCTGGAACGACCGCAGTTGGTAAGTGGACTGCTTCATCTACTACATTGAGTGCAGGAGAGAGCCTAACAGGTGGTTTATGCATAACCGATATAAATCCTACATTTAAGCGAGGGCACTCGTATACCTTTAAGGTTGTTTGCGCAGATGGGACAACAGCCGTATACACGTCACGCTGGTGACCTTAATTAAGCAGAAAGCCTACGGTTTCAATCGCAAACGAATCCGTAATTTTAAATTCCATGCTTTTTTGGTTTGCTGAGGATTTAGTAGAACTATCAACGCAGAAAGTTTGTCCCTACTAAGATTCACGTGAGGACTGTAGCAACTGATGCGTATCTTGGATATTTATTTATGTTTGCTCATGAGGTGTCTTAGAAGTTTAGGGGCATTATATTCGATGAATTTTCAGGGGCTTTCTTTTGGGTTTTGTTCGATGATCACGTGGAGCAACCCGTTTAGGAGTATTGTGGTTGGGTATTCTTTAAAGTAAGGGTGGATTTGGCTGTCTATGAGTTTGTTTATCTTCCCTTTGAGGGTCTTTCTAGCCTTTGACATAGCTTTCTCGTCTTTAAAAGTTGAGAGCCAAAAGTGAAGGGCTATAAATCGTCTAGGGGTGCTGTGACGGCTTTTAGGAGGTTGAAGACCTTCTTCTTTTCGCTGCTGAGCATCTCTATTCCACCCTTCAGTTCAACTTCAGCTCTCTTGGCAAGTTCAGCTTTCTGCTCTCGGCTTAGACCGGCATACTCCTTTGCCAGATCTGAGATCTTTTCACCAACTAACTTTGACTTCTGCCATGGTCTGGGGTTGCCTCGAACTTCCCCAAGAACTTCGGGTCTTGGAGACCTTGGACTAAGTGGGCTATCCATGCCTCGTACCCTCCTCGCCCTGCTAGGCTACCTAGGAGCCACTGCCCCTGCTTCACCGCTATGCCACTCAGCCAACGCCAAGCACCATACCCGGGCGTTACCTCATAAATGCCTTTACTTTTCATCTAATCACCCAAAAATTCTAGAGGTTATATTACAATCTTAAACCTTGGTACCACAGGATAGTAATACAGCACTTAAGGACTAGATAGAACCTTTAAAGAATGATTAGATTTTTCCGCCGCCTTGAAAACTTCTAGTTCTTCAATTTGAAAACCCAAAGTCTACGAAGTTCTACGTGCATACGGAAAGCAAGACGAGGAATGGCTTTAAAAAGACTTAGAAGAATTCGCTGAGCTTTTAGGCATCACATTGTAACACTAATGCACATTTACGGGCTTTAGCGTGTAATAGTGTAAACTATGCTTATAACATTCTTTTCTACCTAATTATTTCCAAGGTGGACAACGAATGATTTCGAATCTTGTTCCCATACGATTGGAGCGGGATTGTATAAAGTGGCTTGACGAATGCGCGATAACGCAGGGACAATTCTTCAGGGGTAAGCCAAACCGAAGCGCGGTCATCAAACAGCTGATCAAGCAGGCACAGGCTAAGCAAACAGAGTCCGCGCATCCACCTCCTACCGCAGATGATAAAACACAGCTCTGGAAAGATTTCCCGGAATACGTAGAGTTGAGGGAACAGGGGCTCTCTCACTCGCAAGCTGCAAGAAAATTGGGTCTTTTACGCTTGCCACCCGAAGTGGAGAGGGCTTACGAAAAGCGTTACATGGACAGTATAGAGTCGGAAGCGAATTTTGTTCTTCTCATCTTAGAACAGTACCTTGATGAAAGTACCATGGAACGTCTAACCATGTTAACCGACGACCCTATAGGGTTCATTGTGAAATGCGTGAGGGAATATATCAAAGTTTTAGAGATCGCCTCCAAAATCATTTTAGACCATCCTCAATGTTACCCCGAAACTGACGTTGAGCAAGCAAGGCTCTTTCTGCAAACATAAAATAGAAACTCATATCCCGCCTGTATTACACTTTCCATGTATCACATACCATACTACGGAAATTCCTATCTAACAACTATGACATACCCCCTCCCACCCCCTCATGGAAATTTATGGACGGCTAAACCCATTCCAGCTAAAGGGCATTATCAACAGTCTCCCCATGGCAACCTGTAATACGTAATACAGCCATCCAAAACTTGTGAAGGTTAGCTTATTTATCCAAGGGACAGGCTTACCTACCGGTAATAGTTTCTGGAAAAGTTAGCTATCTTAGCAAATCTAAACTACTACTTTTTACATTTCACATTCAAGTCGAGACAAGACCCTTGTTTCTCATGTTTTCTAGATTCTGCAGAGAAGGTTTAAAGAAGCATATTCTCTGTTTTAGTTCTTTTATCTCTACACCTTCAATCGATCTCGCCTTTTAACGTTTCATAAAGTTGCTGATCCATTCTACAAACTTTGGGAAAACCTCTTCAACAAGATGCCTTACGGCATTGTAAAGTACGCTATAGTCAAGCTCTAAATACCTGTGGACAAGCATGTTTCTGATCCCAATAAACCTCATTAGATCTTCAGCCAAGTCCTTTGGCATGAGGTTATTCTCGGCTAGTCTCTTAGGATATTCAGCGTAGCTTTCAGCTAGGCCAAGGTTGTGGACTGAGATGAGGTGGCGGCACAAATCGAA
This window harbors:
- a CDS encoding AbrB/MazE/SpoVT family DNA-binding domain-containing protein, translated to MGKASVLSSKNQITLPKEVRSELGAKSGDLIVFVKAGNGSWSLVRLPKSPLEALKSLGRGLKGKPSEVHEEFESSWEER
- a CDS encoding type II toxin-antitoxin system VapC family toxin encodes the protein MGGEIGLDANVFLCVLLPEATKTAPDNVKSSEAILQALEKADIQATTSAIVLSEIGWALLRDKKTAKEVEGARYVLEEMLKRTLKIIPVQNEIAWKAAWLRSKYYSKENQLSYQDAIYLATCTTRKISVLYTTDQHLLQTKEIAVLQPRDFKSKTSHSR
- a CDS encoding glycosyltransferase family 39 protein encodes the protein MKEIKRCLQFFAGIAERIYLTLAFQIFSASGRLPSAIRKAFLYFLLFSVPFILRLSYAFYFCPIVLVPDEFLYPHCGKLYINGMLTGDFSVFAVNSEHPPLSKLLTGVFVLTFTRVGLTEIQSLRLQDSLFGALTCILVYFFGLKLNHKVGWLSWLFLTFDWASIKDVIASLDVTCLFFLTLSIFYLFDFFNEREYSQLLLSGIFFGLAFLSKYVALPIFLGAYLLWLAYRKIPIRDGIRNLLFLLVVGSVVLIAGNPLLWSAKGWTVAYNRQVEMGHGATFLGFMLDSFAQRKLVMVAIWNFSLSLFALMLFPLGRILDSFLIWVMFALFVFTAYKRRSFQGEEMLFFLWFASGFVFYWFLAKQLFYYVIVFYPPLALYCSLAIVNIWREKR
- a CDS encoding type IV pilin; the encoded protein is MKFLPSKKAVSPIIAVLLLIAIAVAAAVITYIWVMGFIGMATTARVTAQGQIQIEEASFSDASHATLYVRNVGSTTVTLDAVYVIDNSAGTTAVGKWTASSTTLSAGESLTGGLCITDINPTFKRGHSYTFKVVCADGTTAVYTSRW